The Candidatus Sysuiplasma acidicola genomic sequence AACCTCGCTGCCATTTGCCACAACTGACAGGTTCCGTCTTTCAAGGAATCGCGATGGTAGATTTCAAATGGCATTGCAATACACATCACCCCTGCTTACCATTGGAATACTGTTCTTTTTCGCCAAGGTTGTTGGCCTCATCGCAAAGCGTTTTCACCTTCCCTCGGTAATCGGCGAAATACTGGGCGGCGCCATCCTCGGCCCGTATGCGCTTGGAGGCTACATTGACGCCTGGACCGGCATCGATCTGATTAATGTCAACAGCACAGTTCTCCTTTTTTCGCAGGTTGCTGTCGTTCTCATAATTTTTTCAGCGGCCGCCGAAAACGGCCTTTCAGGCCTCAGACAGGCGGGAGCCTATGCTGTTCTGGTTGCTGTTGGGGGTGCACTTCTTCCTGTGGTACTCGGTTTTTACTTCTACATAGCAACAGGAAGGTCGCTATCTGGTGCCATCCTTATCGCATCTACAATGGCAGCTACCAGCCTTGCCATAACGGTACAGTCTATGGAGCGCTTCAAGGAGAAATATGGCGTTGAGGCGAACCTGATTTTCAATGCCGCCGCGATAGATGATGTAGTCAGTGTCGTTATTCTTGCAGTTGCTCTGACGGTGCTCAATTCGCGCAAGGGTGTTACAACTCTCAGTGTGTTTTCAATTGCTATTGCAGCAACTTTCACCTGGTTTGTCATGCTCGTTGCATCGCTCACAATTATCCCGCAGTTCATTAAGATCGTTGCAAGGCTGAAAGATGACAGCGTTCTGGAATCCGCATCGCTGGCTGTTGCATTCGCTATGTCTTCGATTTCGGCGTTTGTCGGTCTCTCAACTGTGGTCGGTGCGTATCTTGGCGGCATATCAATGGCAGGTTCGCTTGCCAAGGAGCATGCAAGAAGATTCAGCAATATTCTCAAGGATGCACTTGGGCCTCTCTTTTTTGCTGTAATTGGGGCTGAATTAAATTTTGGCGATTTTCTAAACCTTTACTCACTGTTGGGCATGGCATTGCTTACCGTTATTGCCGTTCTCGGAAAGATAGCCGGCTCAGGAGCAATGGCCTTTTTAAAATTCCGGCACATCCAAAGTGCGCTCCGGGTAGGTGTAGCGATGGTCCCAAGAGGAGAGGTTGGATTGGTAATCGCGGGAATTGCGCTCGAGCAGGGCGTTGTGACGCAGTCACTCTACGGCGAGATAATCGGAATGGTTCTGCTGACGTCTGTAATCGGGCCAATTCTGCTACAGCGACTCTACCATCTGGCACTCAGACCGGATTGAATCGTATTCCTGTCATGATATGGAGGCGCTGAGGGTGCCGTTTTCTGACAATGAACTGTAGAAGCTCACCACTTGCATGAGTGTAATGCACCAGATGCATCCAGTGAAGTTCTGCTGAATGCAAAATTGTTCAACGATTGATCTAAAATCAAACCAAAAAACAAAAAAGGCAAATGGAAATGGTTTAACGTACACTCCATATTGTCCAAAATTCAGGCTGCTTCCGCCGCTGCTGCGTGTGGTCTGGCAGCATATGCTATCAGGCTGCCTATGACGGCTACTGTCACATTTACCGCGACTGAGAACAAACCGATATAAAGCAGTCCGTACGGGGATTTATAGAAGCTTGTGACAAGTTTACCGAAGTGGTTGGCATACTCAACAAGATATATTCCGGAAATCAATCCAATTGCCCAGCCTGCGGTCATAGCATATTTGTTCATGCGCCTGAGGAACAGGCCCATGAAGACCGGTGCAATCGTCTGAAGTATCAATATTCCGCCGAGCAGCTGAAGCTGAATTGCGTATGTCAGCGGTACGATAAAGACAAATCCCAGTGCAACGAACTTGAATACGGCAGAGAAGATCTTTGCCAGCTTCGCTTCTGTTTCGGGTTTCATGCCTGGCGAGAATTCCTTGAACACATTCCGGACGAGCAGATTCGCCTGGGACATGGCCATTATTGATGCAGGCACTAGTCCGCCTATGAATATCCCCAGAAACGCCAGCCCTGAGAACCAGGGCGGCAGCGAATACTGTATTAAAGCGGGAACAACAAGAATGCCCCTTGTTGCCGCGGGTGTCTTGGCAAGATATGCCATTGCCGGCCCTACTGCATAGACCAGTATGCCGAACATGGCGAGCAAAGCAAGACCAACTCCATATATTGGCAGCAATGCTGTGCTGAGTCTGAGCTTCTTTTCACTGGAAGCGCTCAGGGAGCCGTTAACTGCGTGGGGATATAGAAACAGTGCAAGTGCGCTTCCAAGCCAGAGCGTCCAATATGCAGAACCAGCAACTGGCGCGAGCTTACTGAATGCAGGCTTTGCCGCGAAAGCTTTTGCAAACCCCCCGAAGTGTGCGGGAACGACAATAATCACCACAATCACTGTTAAGAAGATGAGAATGTCCTTGAATACTGCCGTCAGCGTTGCTCCACGGAGTCCACTTGTAAATGTGAACAACGCAAGCACGATGAATGATAGGACAAGTGCGATCTCGATGATGGCGGAGGAGTTAGCGCCGAGTCCCTGCAGCATGACTGTAAGAACAGCAGTCATGCCGACAATCTGCAGTGCGATATACGGTAGTTCTGCAACTATTCCAGTCAGAGCGATAAGTATTGCAAGTACTGTGCCGAATCTGTGCTTTACAAAGTCAGCGGCTGTAACATAGCCGTGCTTCCTCGCTTCAATCCAGAGCTTTGGCATGGTGACCATTGCTATGGCAAATGTCACTGCAACGTACGGAACGGCATAAAAGATGATCGCCCCCGAAGCGAAGACACCTGACGGAACGGCGACGAAAGTGTACGCGGTGTATAAATCTGCTCCGATGAGGAACCATGCCAGGAATGGACCGAGTCTCCGCCCGGCAAGTGCCCAGTCTCCAAGATCGGCGAGATTGCCTTTTCTCCATCTGCTTGCATAGAACCCGAGGAAGGCGAATATTGCAAAAAGAACCAGGAATACGGAAATTTCTGTAATCTGGTCAGTAGACATCGGATTTCCCTCCTCTTCCGCTGTTCAGCAGTAGCGCTGCAAATACGAATAATATTGCAGAAATGACAAGCCACACAGTCTGGTACCAGTAAAAATAAGGTATTCCATACAATGTAGGACTCACTTTGTCAAACGATCCTAGGTCAAGATAAGCAGCAAATGGAATCAGCAAAAGTATTACTGCTGCAATATCTTTTCCTGCGCTCCGCTTGGCACCATTCTTACTTCCTTCGGCCAAATTTTTCCCCTCTATTTCAAAATCTAACAATCTTTCTCAAGAGGTTTAATTTCCCTGAGCACAGCCAGACGCTTGGCATCACACGCTGTAGGCTGGGTAATCTTTTACCTTAGGTTGGATTTCGTGCCAGGTTTGTGTGGGTAATGATCAGATCGATACTTAAAGATTTTTAACAGGCTGCTGCATTGGATGAGTAGTCCGATCACTCTGCGGACAGGCCACTTTCCACCATATTGTTAAGTTCTACCGTCCAAGAATTAATGTTCGCTACTTGCTTTCTGAGGAAACGAACTATCTCTGTTTCCTCACCGATCTTCAGCAGTACGACCACATTCGAATGCCGTATGTGATTCAGCCATTCAAGCATGCCTGCTATCCTGCTATGTTCTTTTTCCATAACTAGAATGACTGTCGTCCGCATGGTGCTTATGACAGTATCACAAACTGTCATTTGCTGGAGTGATTCGGTAGGGAATTCTTAGACACTCGTTACTGAGTCAGTTTCACGAGAAGCTCGTCGTACGAGGAGAGTTTTGCTTCGCCTTGAGTTTGTCGGCGGGTGGAATGGAGAGCCTGTTGTCATATATGAATGGAAATCCGGATTGATAAGGCATTCAATGATTTACCGGGCGTTGTCCCTACCATAGGTTCCTGGAATTTGTTGCAGGGTTTTATATTCCGAATTGAAAAGTCTTAAAGGGCATTCGCCTTTTACAGTTCATGAATTACGTCAAAGCAAAGGTTCTGTACGACGGAACTGCAAATGCTGTAAGGAACGATGTTTTCATCAGCTATGATCGAGACAGGATAACTGCCATAGGAACGACTCAACCGAAAGGCGAAATGATCGCAGAGGGTGTTGTGACGCCCGCCTTCATCGACGGCCATTCCCACATAGGGCTTGCCAGAAGCGGTGAACCGTCTGCAGAGGAAGAAGGTAATGAGCATATGGATCCAATGCTCCCGATGGTGAACGTTCTCGATTCTGTGTATATGGATGATTTTGCTTTCAGGGAAAGCATAGAACACGGCGTGCTCTACTCCCATGTAATGCCAGGGAGCGGAAACATCATAGGTGGAAGGACTGCGCTGATCAGGAATTTTGCAGAAGACATACGTGAGGCGTTCATTTCAAGGCCCGGCATCAAAGCTGCGTTGGGATATAATCCTCGCTCAACAACTGACTGGAAGGGAACCAGACCGACGACGAGGATGGGTGCAATATCTATATTGAGAAATGAGCTCAACAAGGCATTAAAAGCATCAAGGCTAATGAAGAAAAAGCGAAAGACAATCGATGAAATCGAGCCCCAGACGGAAGCTCTCATAGACATACTGAACGGAAAGCAGAGGCTGATGGTTCATGTTCATAAAGAGGACGATATTGTCAATCTGATTAATCTGATGTCAGAATTTGGCTTCAGAGCAGTGATTAACCACGCAGGGGATGTACATTCATCCAGGCTCTGGGAAATAGTGGCAAGAGAGGGACTTTCAGTAATTTACGGGCCGGTGGATGCTTTTTCCTACAAGGTTGAGCTTAAGCACGAGCGCTGGCAAAACGTCAGATTCATCGCTGAGTCGAATATAGATTATTGCCTCATGACAGACCATCCAGTCGTGCTACAGAGGAATCTTTTCCTCCAGCTTCGTTTCTTCCTCAGGTATGGCCTGACAAAGGAGCAATCGATAGCACTCATCACAGGCAATGCTGCGAATATTCTTGGCTGCAGGGATATAGGCATACTCGAAAAGGGCAGAATGGCATCGTTCACAGTGTGGAATAACGATCCATTCTCCCTCGATGCATGGCCGGAAACCGTCGTGGGAGAGGGGAAAACGCTAATAGGCTGAAGATGCCCCTATGTCGCACTGCCGCGCTTCATCTTTCCTTCGTGAATTCCTTCTTCCTCTCTGCGTCGAGTTCACAGACTTCTACGTTGACTGCGGCCACTTTCGCAACCGATGACGCAAACTCCGCTATAATGTCACCGCGCACGGCGATGAGCATATTCCCCGCCGCAGCATCCACATATGTCCTGAAGCCGGAACAGCCCATGCTCACCGCAACCGGTGCTCTTCCGCTTAAGACAAACGGTATGACTGAGCAAGCTGGGCGCCCGGTCAGCGGGACATTGAATGGATGGGCGCCGTAGAGGCTGGCGGCTTCCAGAGCAATCATCGCGCCGGATGGCCTGCAGAACATTACAACAGCTGTAGGGTCTATGTCACGTTTTCCCAGTGGGCCGTAATAGACAAATTCTGGCGCGCTGCTGTTATGTGGTATTTTCGCTGCTTCTCCTTTTCCCAGATACCCTTTTTCTTCCATCCAGCCAAGTGTCTCCGAGAGCCTGGATCCAAGCTCGCCAGAAGGCCTGATGCCAAGTACAAAGGCACCTATTTCGCAATTTTCATGCGCAGAAAGCGGTGCGTAAATCTCTTTCTGTGTGCCTATTCCCCAGAATGAACAACCGGCCGGCACACTGTGAGGATATCTCTCGATACCCAGGGGTTCAGCATTCAAGTAGGAAATCTGGACTGGCGCAGACTCGAGTTTCAGATCCCTTTTGAGATTTTCAGACAGTTCTGTCAGGTCGTCTTCCATGTTTCAATCACATTCATGAACTTCCTATATACCTTCCGAGACAGACTTTTCGCCTCGAAGGCTGCGTTGCACGCTGTCACTGTTTTTACCAGGCGGAAGTAGTGGATTCAATTAGCCGCAAAGCGACTGATTCATCATTTAACTCTCATTTCGAATAGTGCGGATTCCTGCAGATCGGAATAGGTTTATTTAGGCTACCCATTTACACACACTCAACGGAATTAACGGAGTGTTGCGAAATGTGTAAGTTCTGCAGTGACGAAAAGTGTTCATGCGACTGTGTGTACCCTGAAAGAGTTAGGAAGGAATTGCGCAACCTGTACTCGCAGAACCTGATTGACATAGACAAATGCATAATCACCTGTATCAAGTGCAGGCACCAGCTTGTTTACACAGTTCCATCGATGCATCAGCACAGTGCTACGGCAATGGAATAGCAATTTCACACGTACTTTCCCAATATCTATCATAGCTCAAATGTTGTTGGCGCCAACGCCAGTCCTTTCCATTGCCTTAAGCGCCTCTGCAATATGCCTTTTCGGCTGGAGCTGGGAACTGAAGACATGAAGCACAGTGCCATCCTTTCCAATCAGGTACGTCGTTCTTCCAGGAATTATGCCTAGCGAACGCTTCACGCCGAATAAGTCTGCTATCCGGTGACCACCATCGCTTAGGAGGTGAAAAGGCAAGGAGTGCTTCTGTTTGAAACTCGTGTGTCTTTCCGTGCCGTCCGTGCTTATGCCTGCAACCCTTACCCCCTTCTTTACGAACAGGTCATAATTATCCCGGAATTCGCATGCTTCAGTTGTGCAGCCGCTTGTGAAATCCCTCGGAAAGAAGTAAATGATCAGCGGCCCTTTTTTCAGCTCTTCGTAGAGGTGAAATTGATTTCCATTTTCGTCAGGTAGAGTGAAATCAGGTACTTTCATACCTACCGGCACATCCATGAATATGCATCGCCTTCGCTATGACTTAAACATTGCCTTCGATCACGCGGGATACATCACATTCCTGCCCGAAGCCTCTTCATCAGGCCGACGTACGCTTCCAGCAGCTCCAGTCCCTTCCGTATGCCCATATCCGCCTCTTTCACAGTATGAGTGTTGAAGTAATCCCTCACTTCATCAGGTCTCCGCGTCCCGGCTCCGCTGATGAGATTCTCCACCATAGCCGAGTTGAGTCCTGTGCCCGAATAGGTCTTCAGAAGTTTTTCTCTGTTGTCCACGAACCACTTCCATACGGCATCCCTGCTTTCGTTGTTTGAAGTTGCCACTATTACCATGTAGGCTATGTGGCCAATGTTCACTTTACCTGTAAAAGAGAGCTCCAGCGCCCTGCGATTAAGCTCGCCCTCTTTGAATGAAACCATTGCTATCGCAATCTTCATCGCGTCCTGATCACTTCCTGCGGAAGTCATTTCCTTCAACAATCTGTCAAACGCATTCTCGCCGTTAACACGGGCATAAGATATTGCAACTGCCTGCCTGAGCTCTGGCTCAACCTCATTCCATTTGTCAAAGAGTGATGCCATTTGCGCTGCGAAAACATTATCGATCCTTGTAAGTCCGTTGCTTAACCGTTCCCTGAGAACTGCGTTTCCTCTGTCTTCCCTGACCCTCCTCCTTACACCGATCCTTCTCAGGTGGCTACGACAGAAACTAGTGTAGATTTTTTTCAAATCTTCCCTCTCCGGAACTAGTTCTGTAAGGAATCCCAGTTGAGAGTTCAT encodes the following:
- a CDS encoding DUF3311 domain-containing protein, whose amino-acid sequence is MAEGSKNGAKRSAGKDIAAVILLLIPFAAYLDLGSFDKVSPTLYGIPYFYWYQTVWLVISAILFVFAALLLNSGRGGKSDVY
- a CDS encoding amidohydrolase family protein — encoded protein: MNYVKAKVLYDGTANAVRNDVFISYDRDRITAIGTTQPKGEMIAEGVVTPAFIDGHSHIGLARSGEPSAEEEGNEHMDPMLPMVNVLDSVYMDDFAFRESIEHGVLYSHVMPGSGNIIGGRTALIRNFAEDIREAFISRPGIKAALGYNPRSTTDWKGTRPTTRMGAISILRNELNKALKASRLMKKKRKTIDEIEPQTEALIDILNGKQRLMVHVHKEDDIVNLINLMSEFGFRAVINHAGDVHSSRLWEIVAREGLSVIYGPVDAFSYKVELKHERWQNVRFIAESNIDYCLMTDHPVVLQRNLFLQLRFFLRYGLTKEQSIALITGNAANILGCRDIGILEKGRMASFTVWNNDPFSLDAWPETVVGEGKTLIG
- a CDS encoding peroxiredoxin produces the protein MDVPVGMKVPDFTLPDENGNQFHLYEELKKGPLIIYFFPRDFTSGCTTEACEFRDNYDLFVKKGVRVAGISTDGTERHTSFKQKHSLPFHLLSDGGHRIADLFGVKRSLGIIPGRTTYLIGKDGTVLHVFSSQLQPKRHIAEALKAMERTGVGANNI
- a CDS encoding cation:proton antiporter, yielding MALQYTSPLLTIGILFFFAKVVGLIAKRFHLPSVIGEILGGAILGPYALGGYIDAWTGIDLINVNSTVLLFSQVAVVLIIFSAAAENGLSGLRQAGAYAVLVAVGGALLPVVLGFYFYIATGRSLSGAILIASTMAATSLAITVQSMERFKEKYGVEANLIFNAAAIDDVVSVVILAVALTVLNSRKGVTTLSVFSIAIAATFTWFVMLVASLTIIPQFIKIVARLKDDSVLESASLAVAFAMSSISAFVGLSTVVGAYLGGISMAGSLAKEHARRFSNILKDALGPLFFAVIGAELNFGDFLNLYSLLGMALLTVIAVLGKIAGSGAMAFLKFRHIQSALRVGVAMVPRGEVGLVIAGIALEQGVVTQSLYGEIIGMVLLTSVIGPILLQRLYHLALRPD
- a CDS encoding sodium:solute symporter translates to MSTDQITEISVFLVLFAIFAFLGFYASRWRKGNLADLGDWALAGRRLGPFLAWFLIGADLYTAYTFVAVPSGVFASGAIIFYAVPYVAVTFAIAMVTMPKLWIEARKHGYVTAADFVKHRFGTVLAILIALTGIVAELPYIALQIVGMTAVLTVMLQGLGANSSAIIEIALVLSFIVLALFTFTSGLRGATLTAVFKDILIFLTVIVVIIVVPAHFGGFAKAFAAKPAFSKLAPVAGSAYWTLWLGSALALFLYPHAVNGSLSASSEKKLRLSTALLPIYGVGLALLAMFGILVYAVGPAMAYLAKTPAATRGILVVPALIQYSLPPWFSGLAFLGIFIGGLVPASIMAMSQANLLVRNVFKEFSPGMKPETEAKLAKIFSAVFKFVALGFVFIVPLTYAIQLQLLGGILILQTIAPVFMGLFLRRMNKYAMTAGWAIGLISGIYLVEYANHFGKLVTSFYKSPYGLLYIGLFSVAVNVTVAVIGSLIAYAARPHAAAAEAA
- a CDS encoding DUF169 domain-containing protein, whose product is MEDDLTELSENLKRDLKLESAPVQISYLNAEPLGIERYPHSVPAGCSFWGIGTQKEIYAPLSAHENCEIGAFVLGIRPSGELGSRLSETLGWMEEKGYLGKGEAAKIPHNSSAPEFVYYGPLGKRDIDPTAVVMFCRPSGAMIALEAASLYGAHPFNVPLTGRPACSVIPFVLSGRAPVAVSMGCSGFRTYVDAAAGNMLIAVRGDIIAEFASSVAKVAAVNVEVCELDAERKKEFTKER